The Caldisericum sp. DNA segment ATTATTATGAAGTTCTTTTCTGATCTAAATGAGGCTTTCAAATATCCAAGTGCTGAAAATTCCTGGTCGATTCTACCGGAGTCACAGGTTAAAGTGCTTCTTGAGAAATACCTTAATGTTCCTTATGATTCGAAACAATTTAACCGCATCGTAGAGCATTACAAAACCGTGATTCTCGAAAATCCCCCACTCTTAACGGAGCAAGCAATTCCAAAAATTCTTATGAGATTAAGCAAAAAATATACATTAACCCTTATTTCAAACACGGGAAGAACCCCCGGAAGCATTCTTTTGAATATCCTTGAAATGTACGGTATAAGGGATTATTTTACTCATTTTGTTTTTTCTGATGAGATTGGTGTAAGAAAGCCAGACCCACGAGTTTTTGAATATGCAAAGAATATTCTAAAACTTGAAAAAGAAAATATTGTCCATGTTGGGGATTCCGTAAGGCTTGACTTCATGGGAGCAAAGTCCTATGGCTTTAATGCAGTTCTCTACGCAAAAGGAAAAGATAACCCCGAAGTTGAGCCATATATAAAGTCTTTTGAAGAATTAGAAAGGCTTATTGATGAGAAGTTCAATTGAAATTGACGGACATAGTCTTGGTATAGAAGATGTAGTTTCTGTTTCCGAGACATACTCTGAGGTTCTTTTAAGTGAAAATGCAAAAAGGAAGGTTGAAAAATCATATAAAATAATCCAG contains these protein-coding regions:
- a CDS encoding HAD family hydrolase; this encodes MIKAITIDLWETLIEDVNSNEIERDERRAKFILDTLILDSSKKDIIMKFFSDLNEAFKYPSAENSWSILPESQVKVLLEKYLNVPYDSKQFNRIVEHYKTVILENPPLLTEQAIPKILMRLSKKYTLTLISNTGRTPGSILLNILEMYGIRDYFTHFVFSDEIGVRKPDPRVFEYAKNILKLEKENIVHVGDSVRLDFMGAKSYGFNAVLYAKGKDNPEVEPYIKSFEELERLIDEKFN